A genomic stretch from Methanothrix sp. includes:
- a CDS encoding zinc ribbon domain-containing protein: protein KDRVHECPRCGLRLDRDLNAALNILTLGLRGRACGDAG from the coding sequence GAAGGATCGAGTCCACGAGTGCCCGCGATGCGGGCTCAGGCTTGATCGGGATCTCAACGCGGCATTAAACATTCTCACCCTCGGACTGAGGGGCAGAGCCTGTGGAGATGCTGGATGA